The following coding sequences are from one Microtus pennsylvanicus isolate mMicPen1 chromosome 1, mMicPen1.hap1, whole genome shotgun sequence window:
- the LOC142832351 gene encoding LOW QUALITY PROTEIN: leukocyte immunoglobulin-like receptor subfamily B member 3A (The sequence of the model RefSeq protein was modified relative to this genomic sequence to represent the inferred CDS: substituted 1 base at 1 genomic stop codon) codes for MTFTFTFLLCLGLTLGLWIPETAWTLPKPILRIQPESVVSKHTNVMLLCEGARGAKQYYLYKLGSPYLWPMNSKIPLEPGNKAGFSISKVESHHAGLYHCYYHTQVSWSEDSESQELVVTGIYSKPRLSVXPSLIATPGENVTLQCVSKQKYDRFILTKEGPQKLSWMLDSWYNNLTRQFQALFSVGPVTISQRWIFRCYSYHRSEPQVWSEPSEPLDLLFSGTLQKPTIKSESGSIIASGSPNTIWCQGTLDVELYVLHKEGSQKPWIMKTPEESGNKAKFSVPSVTQQHGGQYRCYCYSSAGWLEHSDTLELVVTGIHYYKPSLSVLPSPVVTSGRNMTLQCVSWVRYEKFILTKENEKFTSSLNAQYIYPTGNSQVLFSMENMTPDHARTFRCYGYYKNTPHLWSVPSEPLEIHISGPIGTSSMPPLRPMSTTILKMYLKILTGISLVYLLFLFILIFILLLRNHQGIFKMYASKETELQLAAATAELVTRDIGPQKRKSIIEDLDSYLLDTCSCQHLIVSPEPTQFLQPTKKDFMLQWRTCSLRMMWTWTVGLQNMKACKM; via the exons ATGACCTTCACCTTCACATTCCTGCTCTGTCTGG GACTAACTCTGGGCCTCTGGATCCCGGAGACGGCAT GGACCCTTCCTAAGCCTATCCTAAGGATACAACCAGAATCTGTGGTCTCTAAGCATACTAATGTGATGTTGCTATGTGAGGGTGCCAGAGGAGCCAAGCAATATTATCTCTATAAATTGGGAAGCCCGTACTTATGGCCCATGAATTCCAAGATTCCACTGGAGCCTGGTAATAAGGCTGGATTCTCCATCTCAAAAGTTGAGTCACACCACGCAGGGCTATACCACTGTTACTATCATACCCAGGTCAGCTGGTCAGAGGACAGTGAATCCCAGGAACTGGTTGTAACAG GAATCTACAGTAAACCTAGACTATCAGTCTAGCCCAGCCTTATAGCGACCCCAGGAGAGAATGTCACCCTCCAGTGTGTCTCAAAGCAGAAATATGATAGGTTCATTTTGACTAAGGAAGGGCCACAGAAGCTCTCCTGGATGCTGGACTCATGGTATAACAACTTAACTAGACAGTTCCAAGCCTTGTTCTCTGTGGGCCCTGTGACCATCAGCCAGAGGTGGATATTTAGATGCTACAGCTACCACAGGAGTGAGCCACAAGTGTGGTCAGAACCTAGTGAACCCCTGGACCTCCTGTTCTCAG GGACCCTCCAAAAACCCACCATCAAGTCAGAATCAGGCTCTATAATTGCTTCAGGAAGTCCAAACACCATCTGGTGTCAGGGAACGCTGGATGTAGAGCTATATGTTCTCCATAAAGAGGGAAGTCAAAAGCCCTGGATCATGAAGACTCCAGAGGAGTCTGGCAACAAGGCTAAGTTCTCTGTCCCTTCTGTGACACAGCAACACGGGGGGCAATATCGCTGCTACTGTTACAGCTCAGCTGGCTGGTTAGAGCACAGTGACACCCTGGAACTGGTGGTGACAG GAATCCACTACTATAAACCCAGCCTGTCAGTCCTACCCAGCCCTGTGGTGACCTCAGGAAGGAACATGACTCTCCAGTGTGTCTCCTGGGTGAGATATGAAAAGTTCATTCTCACCAAGGAAAATGAGAAGTTTACCAGCTCCCTGAATGCACAGTACATATATCCTACTGGAAACTCCCAAGTCCTGTTTTCTATGGAAAACATGACTCCAGACCATGCAAGGACATTCAGATGTTATGGTTACTACAAGAATACACCACACTTGTGGTCAGTACCCAGTGAACCCCTGGAAATACATATCTCAG GACCTATTGGAACATCCAGCATGCCACCCTTGAGGCCAATGTCAACTACTA TACTGAAAATGTACCTGAAGATTCTTACTGGGATCTCCCTGGTTTACCTCCTGTTCCTCTTCATCCTCATCTTTATCCTGCTCCTAAGAAATCATCAAGGCATATTCAAAATGTATG CCTCAAAAGAGACAGAATTGCAACTTGCTGCAGCAACTGCAGAGCTAGTAACCAGGGATATTGGCCCACAGAAGAGGAAATCCATAATCGAGGACCTGGACTCCTACCTTCTTGATACCTGTTCCTGTCAACATCTCATTGTCTCTCCAGAGCCAACTCAGTTTCTGCAACCAACGAAGAAAGATTTC ATGCTTCAATGGAGgacatgcagtctgaggatgatGTGGACCTGGACAGTGGG GTTGCAAAATATGAAGGCCTGCAAGATGTGA